ATCCCGACGGCCTGGCGCTCTTCACCGGCACCATGTTCGTGCCGGTGCAGGACCGCGACGCGCCCGGCGAGGGCTTCACCCACAAGCAGGGCGACGTCGTCACCATCTCCAGTCCCAAGCTCGGCGCCCTGGTCAACACCGTCGGGCTGAGCGGCGAGATCCCGCCGTGGGAGATGGGCATCGCCGCCTTCATGGCTAACCTGGCCGCGCGCGGCCTCCTGGGAGCTCCATCATGAAAGTGGTCATCACCGGCGGCTGCGGATTCATCGGCCTGCGCCTGGCCCAGAAACTGCTGGAAAGAGGCGAACTCACCACACCCTCGGGAAGAAGCGCGGCGATCGATTCTCTCCTGCTGTTCGACATGCAGGCCCCCGAGGCCCTGCCTGCGGGGCTCGACGATTCAAGGGTCGCCGTTGCCCTGGGCGAAATCTCGAACCGGGACGAGGTCAAGGCCCTGGTCGACCGCGACGAGGTCTCGGTCTTCCACCTCGCCTCCGTCGTCTCGGGCGGCGGCGAGAAGGACTTCGATCTGGCGCTCCGGGTCAACCTCGACGGCGGCCTCAACGTCATGGAGGCCTGCCGGGCGCGCGCCGGCCTGCCGCGCCTGGTCTTCGCCTCCTCGATCGCCGTCTTCGGCGGCTCGGCCATGCCAAAGGCCGTTGGCGACACGGTCAAGCAGACGCCGCAGACGACCTACGGCGCGACCAAGGCGATCTGCGAGCTGCTGGTCAACGACTATACCCGCAAGGGCTTCTTAGACGGCCGCTCGGCACGCCTGCCGACCGTGATCGTCCGGCCCGGCAAGCCCAACGCCGCCGCCTCCAGCTTCGTCAGCGGCCTGTTCCGCGAGCCCTTGAACGGCGTCGACTGCGCCCTGCCGGTCAAGCCGGAAACCGTCATGCCGGTGCTCGGCTACCGCTCAATCGTCGAGGGCCTGATCGCGCTGCACGAGGCGGACGGCGCCGCGCTCGGCGACGACCGGGCGGTCGAGCTGCCGAGCCATACTGTGACCGTGGCCGAGATGATCGAGGCGCTCCAGCGGGTCGCCGGCGACCGGCCGCTGGGCAAGATCACCGTCGAGCCCGACCCCTTCATAGAGGCGATCGTCGCAACCTGGCCGCTCGACGCCAGCTACGAACGCGCCACCGCGCTCGGTTTGCCGAAAGAAGACAGCCTGGACGAGATCGTCCAGGCCTACATCGAGGATTACCTGTGAAAGGCAAAGGCAGAAGCATGGATCTCCGCCCTTTCGCCTCGGCGTGTCGCGCCGCGTTTCGGGGCGGACGCCGGCTCGCCGCGGTGGGCCTCATCCTCGCGGCCACGGCCTGCACGCACTACTACACCCCGAGCGAGACCGCAGTCTGGTCGAAAGATAGCCGACTGCCGGCGACAACCCAGCCGGTGAAGGTCACCATCAGTAACGTTCAGGTCGTCGGTCACGAAGTCCTGATCGATGCCTGGGGGGAACAGAGATGGCTGATGGACCTGCATGACTGGACCGACTCCGCCGTAGCCCTCCTGCGCCTAGGCCTGGAAGCCAAGAACTACCGCGTCGGGGACCCCGCCGAGAAGTCCCTGAAGGTGAGCGTGGAGGCCGCCTACATGGGCGGGGGCACGTTCAACCCCTTCGTCGAAGTCGTGGTGGCGGTCTCCACCGGCGACGCGAAGCTCGCCGTCTTCAAGGGCCGGAGACCGCAGACCTTTCTCGTGGACGAGGTCTTCAACGAAGCGCTCGAAGTCGCCATAGGCAAGGTCTTGGACAGCGACCTCGTGATCGACTACCTGACCCGTCCGAGCGGGCAGGAAGTGAAACGCATCCGAAGCTCAAACCCCAACGAAGGCGGCAAGCCCGCCGCGTAGCGCCCGACCGTCTCTGCGACAAGATCCACGAGAATCTCGCCTGTGCGGATTTTCTGTCTTGACGCCCGCGCTCGCTCTAAGATCGGCGATAAAACAGGGAGGAAAGCCAAGACGATGCCCGACGACAGCAAGACCAAGAACCGCAGTGCCGAATGGTTCGGCAAGGCGGACAAGGACGGCTTCCACCATCGCAGCTGGATGAAGAACCAGGGGCTGCCCCACCACCTCTTCGACGGGCGGCCGGTGATTGGAATCTGCAACACCTGGTCGGAGCTGACGCCCTGCAACGCCCACTTCCGGGAGCTGGCCGAGCGGGTCAAGCGCGGGGTCTACGAGATGGGCGGCTTCCCGCTGGAGTTCCCGGTCATGTCGCTGGGCGAGACCCTCATGCGGCCGACCACCATGATGTTCCGCAACCTCGTCTCCATGGACGTCGAGGAGACCATCCGGGCCAATCCCCTCGACGGAGTGATCCTCCTGGTCGGCTGCGACAAGACCACGCCGGCGCTGCTCATGGGCGCCGCCAGTTGCGACCTGCCGACCCTGGCGCTCTCCGGCGGGCCGATGCTGAACGGCCGCTTCCGCGGCGAGCAGATCGGTTCGGGCACCCACGTCTGGAAGTTCGACGCCATGGTCAAGGCGGGCGAGATGACCCTGGCCGACTTCATGGACGCCGAGGCCTGCATGTCCCGATCGGTCGGCCACTGCATGACCATGGGCACCGCCTCGACCATGGCTTCCATGGTCGAGTCCCTCGGCATGGGCCTGCCGAGCAACGCCGCCATCCCGGCCGCCGACTCGCGGCGCAACGCGCTGGCCCACATGGCGGGGCGGCGCATCGTCGAGATGGTTCGCGAGAACATGACCATGTCCAAGGTGCTGACCCGTGAGGCGTTCGAGAACGCGATCCGGACCAACGGCGCGATCGGCGGCTCGACCAACGCCGTGGTGCACCTCCTTGCGCTGGCCGGCCGGCTCGGCGTGGATCTCGCTCTGGACGACTGGGACCGCCTGGGCCGCGAAGTGCCCTGCCTGGTCAACCTCATGCCTTCGGGCGAGTACCTGATGGAGGACTTCTACTACGCCGGCGGGCTGCCGGCCGTGCTGCGCGAACTGGGCGAGGCCGGTCTGCTGCACAAGGACGCCGTCACCGTGAACGGCGGGACCATCTGGGACAACTGCAAGGAAGCGGTCTGCTACGACCGCAAGGTGATCCACGCGTTTGGCGAGCCTTTCAAGGACCAGGGCGGGATCGCCGTCCTGCAGGGCAATCTGGCGCCCAGCGGTGCGATCCTCAAGCCCTCGGCGGCCACGCCCGAACTGATGAAGCACCGGGGCCGCGCCGTGGTCTTCGAGGACATCGACCACTACAAGGCGCGGGTCGACGACCCCGCGCTCGACATCGACGAGACCTGCGTCATGGTGCTCAAGAACTGCGGCGCACGGGGCTATCCCGGCATGGCGGAGGTCGGCAACATGGCCCTGCCGGCCAAGATCCTGAAGCGGGGCATCACCGACATGGTGCGGATCTCCGACGCGCGGATGAGCGGCACGGCCTACGGCACGGTGGTGCTGCACACCGCGCCGGAGGCGGCGGTCGGCGGCCCGCTCGCCCTGGTCCAGGACGGCGATATGATCGAGCTCGACGTCGAGGGCCGGAAGCTGCATCTCGACGTCAGCGAAGAGGAAATAGCCCGGCGGCGCGCGGCCTGGGTGCCCCCCGAGGAGCCGACGGGCAGAGGCTGGGCACGGCTCTACCACGACCACGTCAACCAGGCCGACCAGGGCTGCGATCTCGACTTCCTGGTCGGCGGCAGCGGCGCGCCGATTCCGCGGGAAAGTCATTAACGCTAGCCGCGCTATGATCCGGTCGGCTTCTGAGCGGTAAGTCGTAACTCCGGCGGGCGGCAGGACAACTCATGCGCGACAGATTCGATCGCCTTTTCTGGCCGCTCTTCGGGTTCCTGCTCTATACCGGCGGGCTCTTCTTCGTGTTCGCCGCCCACAGGGCTATCTCTCAGCCGCTTCGCGGGTTCTTTCTTCTGCTCCTCTTGATCTTTCTGGCCGGCCTGCTGGCCGCCTCCTTCGCTCATGGCCTCGCCGTCATCCAGTCGAGATGGCCCCGCTTCGATCTCTCCCCGAACAAGAGCTTCCTGGCCTGCTGCATCGTCCTGACTTTTTTCTCATACTTCCTCCATCTCTTTCCCAAGACCACCGACCTCGTGTTATCGGAAGACGAACTAGGGATCACGAGCGAGAAAGGTGGAATCACCACTCTCCCCCCGACAACACGCCCCGACGGCCATGTTTCCCTGGAACGTTTGATGTTGTGGCCGAAGAACTTTGCCCGTTGGGAGAAAAAGCGCGAGGCCCGTAACCGCTATCTGGATTGGAGTTTCTACGTCGCCGCCGTCTCGTGGCTCGGCCTGCTCTTGATGACCTTTGCCGCGCCGGCGACACGGGCCCGTCCCGATGCGCGCACGGTTGCCTTGCATCCCATCGTCCTGGTCGGGCTGGGAGCGGTATTTGTGGCATCGCTCGTCCAGGCGATCAGCTAGAAGCAACAGGGGAGGTTTGCGACTTGGGTGTCAGGATGAAGGGAAAAAAAGCCCTGGTAACCGCCGCAGCCCAGGGCATCGGCAGGGCGACGGCCCTGGCCCTCGCGGACGAAGGCGCCGGGGTCCTGGCGACCGACGTCGACGCGGCCGCGCTGGAGAGACTAGCCGGCACCACGGGAATCGAGACGAAACGCCTCGACGTCACAGACCAGGCCGCCGTCGCCAAGCTCGCCGAGGAGGTCGGCGCGGTCGACGCCCTGCTCAACATCGCCGGCTTCGTCCATCACGGCTCGATCCTCGACTGCGCGGAAGAAGACTGGGACTTCTCCTTCGACCTCAACGTCAAGTCCATGTACCGCACGATCCGCGCCTTCCTGCCGGCCATGCTCGAGGCCGGCGGCGGTTCGATCGTCAACATGGCCTCGGTCGCCTCCTCCATCCGCGGCCTGCCCAACCGCTTCGTCTATGGCGCAAGCAAGGCCGCCGTGATCGGCCTGACCAAGTCGGTCGCAGCCGATTTCATCCGGCAAGGTATCCGCTGCAACGCGATCTGTCCGGGCACGGTGGAATCGCCCTCACTGGAGGGCCGGATCGCCGCCTTCGACGATCCCGTGGCGGCGCGCAAGGCCTTCATCGAACGACAGCCCATCGGGCGCCTCGGCAAGCCCGAAGAGATCGCCAGCCTGGCCGTCCACCTCGCGGGCGAGGAATCGAGCTACACCACAGGCGCGGTCTTTACCGCGGACGGCGGCGTCACGCTCTGAACAGGATCGCCTTCGACGCGAGTTCGCGCGCGCAGCGCGAGAGAGAGGAGGAAGCTTTGTCTTCTGTACATACCTTCGCCATCGCCGTGCTGCCGGGCGACGGCATCGGACCCGAGGTGATGACCGCCTGTCTCGGACTGCTGGAGCGGCTGACCGCCGAGGAGACCGGCTTCGCGCTGGAGTTCGAGACTCTCGAGGCCGGCGCCGAGTGCTATCGGCGCAGCGGGGAAGCTCTGCCCACGCGCACCCTGGAACGGGCCGCCGGCGCCGACGCCATCCTGCTGGGCGCCATGGGGCTGCCGGAAATCCGCTATCCCGACGGGCGGGAGATCGCGCCGCAGCTCGACCTGCGCGAAAAGTTCCAGCTCTATGCCGGGATCCGTCCCGTGCGGATCTTTCCCGGTCTGCCCAGTCCCCTCGCCCACCCCCGCGCCGCCGAGACCGACTTCGTGCTGATCCGCGAGTCGACCGAGGGGCTCTTCGCCGGCCGCGCCAGCGGCACGGTGGAAGACGACCGGGTCGCCCGCAATACGCTAGAAATCACCCGACCCGCCTGCGAACGCCTGTTCGACTTCGCCTTCGCGCTGGCGCGCCAACGCAAGGCGGCGGGACACCCGGGGCGCGTCACCTGCGTCGACAAGGCCAACGTGCTCCAGGCCTTCGCCTTCTTCCGCGAGATCTTCGACGAGCGCGCGGCACGCTTCCCCGACGTCACGGCCGACCACCGCTACGTCGACGCCATGGCGCTCGACATGGTGCGCCAGCCCTGGGCCTATGACGTGCTGGTCACCGAGAATATGTTCGGCGACATCCTGTCCGACCTCGGCGCGGGCCTGATGAGCGGCATGGGCATGGCGCCCTCGGCCGACATCGGCGACCGGCAGGCCGTCTTCCAGCCCTGCCACGGCAGCGCGCCGGATATCGCCGGCAGCGGCAAGGCAAACCCCACGGCCATGATCCTCTCGGCCGCCATGATGCTCGAGTGGCTCGGCGAGCGCCGGTCGCTCCCCGCCTGCAACGCGGCCGGACGTCGCCTGCGTGACGCCGTCGACCGGGCCTACGCCGCCGGCGAGCTCCGGCCCTTCGAGCTCGGCGGCAGCCACGGCACCGCGGCGATCACCGATGCCGTCCTGGCCTGCCTGGAAAATCCGGCGGCGGCGGCATGACCGCGCCCCTGCGGATTGCCGTCGCCGGCAGCGGGTACTTCAGCCAATTCCACTACGACGCCTGGCGGCGGCTTCCCGGAGCGGAGCTGGTCGCCTTGGCCAGCCGCGACGCCGGGAGCGCCCAGGAGCGCGCGGCGAGCTTCGCCGTGCCGGCGGTCTTCGAGGAGGTCGGCGCCATGCTGGAGGCCGCCGAGCCGGATCTCCTGGATATCGTGACGCCGCCGGAGACTCACCTAGCCCTCGTGCGGGAAGCGGCCCGGCGCGGCATCGCGGTGATCTGCCAGAAACCCCTGGCGCCGACCCTCGAGGAAGCGGTCGCGGTGGTCGAGACGGCGGAACAGGCGGGCATCCTCCTGGTGGTTCACGAGAACTTTCGCTTCCAGCCCTGGTTCGCCCATGCCCGCGCTCTGATCGGCGAAAGCCGGCTCGGCCAGCTCCACGGTATCGACTTCCGACTGCGCCCCGGCGACGGCCAGGGTCCCCGGGCCTATCTCGACCGGCAGCCCTACTTCCAGACCATGCCCCGCTTCCTGATCCACGAGACCGGCATCCACTTCGTCGATACTTTTCGCAGCCTAATGGGCGCGGTCACCGCGGTCACCGCCCGGCTGCGCCGGGTCAACCCCGTGATCGCCGGCGAGGACGCGGGCACCGTAGTCTTCGAGTTCGAGTCCGGCGCCCTAGGAGTTTTCGACGGCAACCGGCTGAACGATCACGTCGCCGAGAACACGCGGCTCACCATGGGCGAGATGCACCTGGAAGGCTCGGCCGGCGTGCTGCGCCTCGACGGCCACGCCCGCCTCTGGTGGAAGGACCACGGCGGCGCCGAAGTCGCGGAGCCTTATGACCTGCCCGCCCAAGGCTTCGCAGGCGACTGCGTCTTCGCCCTGCAGCGACATGTCGTGGACCACCTGCTCCACGGCCGGCCCCTGGTCAACGACGGTCGGGCCTATTTGACCAACATGGAGATCGTCGAGGCGATCTACCGCTCCCACGAGACCGGCCGACGGATCGCGCTGGAAGAGTGAGTGTCCCGATGGGCGGTGCCAAGACACCTGCGCTCTATCGCTGCCGAGGCTACCCTTCGCCGGCAGACTTCTTGCGCGAGACCCGGATGCACTTCGCGGGGCGGGAAGCCGAGAACACGGTCCTTCTCGGCGCGCTCCACGCCCTGGACAGGGAGCGGCGGTCGTCGGCGCAGATGCTGGCCGTCGAGCGCGCCGGTGAGATATGCCTCGCCGCCGTACAAACGCCGCCTTTCAAGCTCGTTCTCTCTCACGGAGACCCCGCTGCGCTTCCCTGCCTCGCCGGGTGGCTGGCCGAAAGCGCAGTTGTCCTGCCGGGCGTGAGCGGCCCGGCCGGCCTGCTCGAGGGGCTGGTCGCGGCACTCCGCGAACATATCGATATCGCGCCGGAACCGGAGTTCCAGCTCAACCTCTATAGCCTGACCAGACTCATTCCGGACACCAGGATCCGTGGATCCCTCGTCGAGGCTTCGCAAGACGACCTGGCGCTCCTGCTGGACTGGCAGGACGGCTTCTTCGAAGAGACCGGTTTGCCTCATGATGAACTTGAGGAGGCCCGCGCCTACCTGGGGCAGCGCCTGACCGAAGGCGAGATTCATCTCTGGAGCCTCGATGGCCGAGCCGTTTCCGTCGCGGGCGTCAATCCCGGCGGGGCGACGCCGACCTTTCCACGGATCAACTTCGTCTACACGCCGCCCGACGTGCGCAACCAGGGCTACGCCACGGCCTGCGTGACCCGCTTGAGCCGGACCCTGCTCGAGCGCGGCTCTACCTGCTGCCTGATCTTCGCCGACGAGGACAACCCGCTCACCAACCATCTCTATCGCAAGATCGGCTACGAGCGCTCCGGGCGCTTCCACACGGTCAGCTTCACCGGACCCTGAGGCGGCAAGGCCTCAGTTCGGCAAGACTTCGATGATGTTGCGGTACTGACCGAGCATGGGGATCCGCCAACCGGCGACCACGACCCGGTAGCTGTTGCCGGCCTTGAGCGAGTGAAAACGTTCCGCGCTCTCGAACTTCATGAAGACGTAGGAAGTGCTGACCTCGAAGACCTCGTCCCGGGTATAGATCAGGAACCTGTCCCGCCGGTCGTGACGGCTCGTTCCGACGTTGACGTAGGTCCCGCTGCGTCCCACACGGCCGCTCTTGTCCTCGACAACGAGGTCGATTTGCTCGGCGCTGATGAAATAGGCCGCCGTCGCCGGCAGCGCCAGCAGCGCCACGACGATCAATGACTTACTGTTGAGCCGAACCCGGGTCATGGAAAGAACCACGTCTCAAAACGGAAGGGTGTTAATGATTCATTATGACGTCAGGATGTTAAAACCTTATAAAAATCAGTGTTTTTTACTGAATACTTAAACCCTTTTGCCATACCCGTTATATCTTGCTTCCGCAACCACCTGCCGGGTGCCCCATGTCACAAGCCAGCTACATTCCCTCGGTCGGCCGCGCCCACCAGAGCCGCAGCGACGACGTCGACTACCAGATCCACGGCGAGGACATTCAGTTCGTCGAGATCGAGCTCGACCCGGGCGAGAGCGCCGTCGCCGAGGCCGGCGCCATGATGTTCAAGGATGCCGACATCGGCATGACGACGATCTTCGGCGACGGCTCGGCCCAGGAGGGCGGCTTCTTCGACAAGCTGGTCGGCGCCGGCAAGAGAGTCATCACCGGGGAGAGCCTGTTCACCACGGTCTTCACCCACGAGGGCCTCGGCAAGGCCCGCGTCGCCTTCGCCGCGCCCTTCCCTGGCCGCATCCTGGCGCTCAAGCTGAGCGATTTCGGCGGCCGGCTGATCTGCCAGAAGGACAGCTTCCTGGCAGCCGCCAAGGGCGTCTCCATCGGCATTCACTTCCAGCGGAAGATCCTGACAGGCCTGTTCGGCGGCGAGGGCTTCATCATGCAGAAGCTGGAAGGCGACGGCTGGGTCTTCGTGCACATGGGCGGCGTCCTGGTCGCGAGGGACCTGGCGCCCGGCGAGGTGCTCCACGTCGATACCGGCTGCCTCGCGGCGCTGACCGACAGCGTCGACTACGACATCGTCCAGGCCGGCGGCATCAAGACCATGCTGTTCGGCGGCGAGGGCGCCTTCTTCGCACGCCTCACGGGTCCGGGTCGGGTCTGGCTGCAGAGCCTGCCGTTTTCCCGCCTGGCCGGCCGCATGCTGGCCGCGGCGCCGCAGAACGGCGGCAACCGACAGGGCGAGGGATCGATCCTGGGCGGCCTGGGCGACCTGATCGACTGAGGAGGGCGCCCTACCCCGCCATCCAGCCGCCGTCGACCAGCAGGTTCTCGCCGGTGACGTAGCTGGCTTCCTCGCTGGCCAGGAAGAGCGCTGCCCCGGCCACGTCTTCCGGCCGCCCGAGCCGCGGCCAGGGCGTCCGCGCCCTGGCGTATTCGAGGGTCTCCGGCTCGACGGCCGCTCCGCCCTTGCCGGTCAGGATCTTTCCTGGCGCCACGGCGTTGCAGACGATGCCCGCCTCGGCATAGTCCGCCGCGATCTGGCGGGTCATGTAGGCGACGCCCGCCTTGCTGACCCCGTAGGCAATATCGCCGGGACAGCAGATCATGCCGTGCTGCGAGGAGACGTTGACGAGGCGCCCCCGCACCCGGTCGCCGAGATCGCTCCGGTGGGGCGGCTGATCGAGCATCTGCTGTGCCGCCCGCTTGCAGCCGTTGAAGACGCCCTTGAGGTTGACCGCCAACACGCGGTCCCAGTCGGCCTCGGAGGTCTCGGTCAAGCGGCCGCCGGTCGAGATCGCCGCGTTGTTGACCATCACGTCGAGCCGGCCGAAGCGACGGACGGTCTCCGAGACCAGGCGGTCGACGTCCTCCCACTTCGAGACATCCGCGCGGTGGAACACGCAGGCGCCGCCCGCCTCGTCGATCAGGCGGCGGGTCGGCGGCCCGCCCTCGCGCGGGGCCTCGGTCACGTCGGCGATGACCACGAGGGCGCCCTCCTCGGCGAAGCGCCGAGCGATCGCCCGGCCGATGCCGGACGCGGCGCCGGTGACGATGGCGCTTCTTCCCTGCAAGCGTCCCGGGCCCATGGCCGGCTCAGTAAGTGGCGCGGCCGCCGGAGATATCGAACACGCCGCCGGTGGTGAAGGAGCAGTCCTCGGAGGCGAGCCAGGCCACGAGCGCCGCCACCTCCTCGACGGTGACGAAGCGGCCGCGCGGGATCTTCGACAGCATGTAGTCGACGTGCTCCTGGGTGATCTGCTCGAAGATCCGCGTCTTCGCCGCCGCCGGCGTCACGCAGTTGACCGCGATATCCTGGTCGGCCAGTTCCTTGCCGAGGGACTTCGTCAGGGCGATGACGCCGGCCTTGGCCGCGCTGTAGGCAGAGGCGTTGGGGTTGCCCTCCTTGCCGGCGATCGAGGCGATGTTGACGATCCTCCCGTAGCCCCGCTCGCGCATGCCCGGCACCACGGCCCGGCAGCAGAGGAAGACCGCGGTCAGATCGAGATCGATCACCTGCCGCCAGGCCTCGATCGGGTAGTCCCAGACCTTGACCGCCGGGCCGGCGATCCCGGCGTTGTTGACCAGGATGTCGATCGCGCCGAGTCCCGAGACTGTATCCGCCAGCGCCGCCTCGACCGCCTCCGGCGCCGTGATGTCGGCCGCGACGGCGTGCACGCGGCCTTGACTGCCGAGCTCGCGCGCGGTTTCCGCGAGCAAATCGGCGTCGAGGTCCCAGAGCGCGACCGCCGCGCCGCTCTCGAGCATACGTTCGGCGACGGCGCGGCCGATGCCCTGGGCGCCGCCGGTGATGACGGCCCGGCGCCCCTCCAGATCGATGCGGTTCACCCCGGGCCCCCTGCTCTCTTCGTGGAAACCAAGTTCACTCTTCCGGCGTGAACTTCGTGATCTTCGTGCCCTGCAGATCGATCCCGGCCATCAGGCCCTTCTGCGAGAAGAAGAACACGTAGATGTCGCTCTTGCCCGACGTGGTCGTCAGGGACCCGGCCATGCCCTCGTCCCAGACCGTAATGGTAGGACCGGTTCCGACCTCCCAGCCGCCGCTCCTGTTCAGGTAGCTGAGCGCCTTGTCGTTCATGAAGTACATGGCGTAACCGACCCACTGCACACCGGCTTGAAGGCCGAAGGAAAGGGCGACCGAGTTGTAGTACCCGGTGGTCTTTCCGTTCACCCGGAGCGCGCCCTCGCCGCCCTGGGCGCCGATGATCAAGCCGGCCTTGGCGAGTCGTGGAATGACCAGGATGCCCTTGGCCTCCGGAACCAGAGCCTTGGCGTCGGCCGATTCGCTGTGCAGATTCGCGATCGCCTCATCGACCGCCTTGTCGATCTCGGCGGCCGAAGCGGCGTCGCTGGTCGAGGGTGTCAGGGAACCAGACGCCAAGAGAACTACGGCCACCAACCACCTCAGAGGAAACCATTTTCTAGCCATTGGCTTTACCCCAGATTAGGCCGGAACAAAAAACGCGGGCGCGCCGGCCCGGCCCCGTTACGAGCGTGAGGCTAGCATCATTCACGTTCTGCCGCCACGAC
The Kiloniellales bacterium genome window above contains:
- a CDS encoding GNAT family N-acetyltransferase: MHFAGREAENTVLLGALHALDRERRSSAQMLAVERAGEICLAAVQTPPFKLVLSHGDPAALPCLAGWLAESAVVLPGVSGPAGLLEGLVAALREHIDIAPEPEFQLNLYSLTRLIPDTRIRGSLVEASQDDLALLLDWQDGFFEETGLPHDELEEARAYLGQRLTEGEIHLWSLDGRAVSVAGVNPGGATPTFPRINFVYTPPDVRNQGYATACVTRLSRTLLERGSTCCLIFADEDNPLTNHLYRKIGYERSGRFHTVSFTGP
- a CDS encoding YSC84-related protein, translated to MAVVLLASGSLTPSTSDAASAAEIDKAVDEAIANLHSESADAKALVPEAKGILVIPRLAKAGLIIGAQGGEGALRVNGKTTGYYNSVALSFGLQAGVQWVGYAMYFMNDKALSYLNRSGGWEVGTGPTITVWDEGMAGSLTTTSGKSDIYVFFFSQKGLMAGIDLQGTKITKFTPEE
- a CDS encoding IlvD/Edd family dehydratase — its product is MPDDSKTKNRSAEWFGKADKDGFHHRSWMKNQGLPHHLFDGRPVIGICNTWSELTPCNAHFRELAERVKRGVYEMGGFPLEFPVMSLGETLMRPTTMMFRNLVSMDVEETIRANPLDGVILLVGCDKTTPALLMGAASCDLPTLALSGGPMLNGRFRGEQIGSGTHVWKFDAMVKAGEMTLADFMDAEACMSRSVGHCMTMGTASTMASMVESLGMGLPSNAAIPAADSRRNALAHMAGRRIVEMVRENMTMSKVLTREAFENAIRTNGAIGGSTNAVVHLLALAGRLGVDLALDDWDRLGREVPCLVNLMPSGEYLMEDFYYAGGLPAVLRELGEAGLLHKDAVTVNGGTIWDNCKEAVCYDRKVIHAFGEPFKDQGGIAVLQGNLAPSGAILKPSAATPELMKHRGRAVVFEDIDHYKARVDDPALDIDETCVMVLKNCGARGYPGMAEVGNMALPAKILKRGITDMVRISDARMSGTAYGTVVLHTAPEAAVGGPLALVQDGDMIELDVEGRKLHLDVSEEEIARRRAAWVPPEEPTGRGWARLYHDHVNQADQGCDLDFLVGGSGAPIPRESH
- a CDS encoding Gfo/Idh/MocA family oxidoreductase, which encodes MTAPLRIAVAGSGYFSQFHYDAWRRLPGAELVALASRDAGSAQERAASFAVPAVFEEVGAMLEAAEPDLLDIVTPPETHLALVREAARRGIAVICQKPLAPTLEEAVAVVETAEQAGILLVVHENFRFQPWFAHARALIGESRLGQLHGIDFRLRPGDGQGPRAYLDRQPYFQTMPRFLIHETGIHFVDTFRSLMGAVTAVTARLRRVNPVIAGEDAGTVVFEFESGALGVFDGNRLNDHVAENTRLTMGEMHLEGSAGVLRLDGHARLWWKDHGGAEVAEPYDLPAQGFAGDCVFALQRHVVDHLLHGRPLVNDGRAYLTNMEIVEAIYRSHETGRRIALEE
- a CDS encoding SDR family oxidoreductase; this encodes MKGKKALVTAAAQGIGRATALALADEGAGVLATDVDAAALERLAGTTGIETKRLDVTDQAAVAKLAEEVGAVDALLNIAGFVHHGSILDCAEEDWDFSFDLNVKSMYRTIRAFLPAMLEAGGGSIVNMASVASSIRGLPNRFVYGASKAAVIGLTKSVAADFIRQGIRCNAICPGTVESPSLEGRIAAFDDPVAARKAFIERQPIGRLGKPEEIASLAVHLAGEESSYTTGAVFTADGGVTL
- a CDS encoding SDR family NAD(P)-dependent oxidoreductase, giving the protein MNRIDLEGRRAVITGGAQGIGRAVAERMLESGAAVALWDLDADLLAETARELGSQGRVHAVAADITAPEAVEAALADTVSGLGAIDILVNNAGIAGPAVKVWDYPIEAWRQVIDLDLTAVFLCCRAVVPGMRERGYGRIVNIASIAGKEGNPNASAYSAAKAGVIALTKSLGKELADQDIAVNCVTPAAAKTRIFEQITQEHVDYMLSKIPRGRFVTVEEVAALVAWLASEDCSFTTGGVFDISGGRATY
- a CDS encoding NAD-dependent epimerase/dehydratase family protein: MKVVITGGCGFIGLRLAQKLLERGELTTPSGRSAAIDSLLLFDMQAPEALPAGLDDSRVAVALGEISNRDEVKALVDRDEVSVFHLASVVSGGGEKDFDLALRVNLDGGLNVMEACRARAGLPRLVFASSIAVFGGSAMPKAVGDTVKQTPQTTYGATKAICELLVNDYTRKGFLDGRSARLPTVIVRPGKPNAAASSFVSGLFREPLNGVDCALPVKPETVMPVLGYRSIVEGLIALHEADGAALGDDRAVELPSHTVTVAEMIEALQRVAGDRPLGKITVEPDPFIEAIVATWPLDASYERATALGLPKEDSLDEIVQAYIEDYL
- a CDS encoding AIM24 family protein, yielding MSQASYIPSVGRAHQSRSDDVDYQIHGEDIQFVEIELDPGESAVAEAGAMMFKDADIGMTTIFGDGSAQEGGFFDKLVGAGKRVITGESLFTTVFTHEGLGKARVAFAAPFPGRILALKLSDFGGRLICQKDSFLAAAKGVSIGIHFQRKILTGLFGGEGFIMQKLEGDGWVFVHMGGVLVARDLAPGEVLHVDTGCLAALTDSVDYDIVQAGGIKTMLFGGEGAFFARLTGPGRVWLQSLPFSRLAGRMLAAAPQNGGNRQGEGSILGGLGDLID
- a CDS encoding isocitrate/isopropylmalate dehydrogenase family protein gives rise to the protein MSSVHTFAIAVLPGDGIGPEVMTACLGLLERLTAEETGFALEFETLEAGAECYRRSGEALPTRTLERAAGADAILLGAMGLPEIRYPDGREIAPQLDLREKFQLYAGIRPVRIFPGLPSPLAHPRAAETDFVLIRESTEGLFAGRASGTVEDDRVARNTLEITRPACERLFDFAFALARQRKAAGHPGRVTCVDKANVLQAFAFFREIFDERAARFPDVTADHRYVDAMALDMVRQPWAYDVLVTENMFGDILSDLGAGLMSGMGMAPSADIGDRQAVFQPCHGSAPDIAGSGKANPTAMILSAAMMLEWLGERRSLPACNAAGRRLRDAVDRAYAAGELRPFELGGSHGTAAITDAVLACLENPAAAA
- a CDS encoding SDR family oxidoreductase, whose product is MQGRSAIVTGAASGIGRAIARRFAEEGALVVIADVTEAPREGGPPTRRLIDEAGGACVFHRADVSKWEDVDRLVSETVRRFGRLDVMVNNAAISTGGRLTETSEADWDRVLAVNLKGVFNGCKRAAQQMLDQPPHRSDLGDRVRGRLVNVSSQHGMICCPGDIAYGVSKAGVAYMTRQIAADYAEAGIVCNAVAPGKILTGKGGAAVEPETLEYARARTPWPRLGRPEDVAGAALFLASEEASYVTGENLLVDGGWMAG